The genomic region CTCACGTCTTATTTTGCATTACTCCAGACTTATTAGTTGTAGTTGCTAATTGCAGCGCTATTCAATATACAGCTAATCAAAGTAAGCATTTCCGGGAAGCGATCGTCATGGATCAGAGGTGAGTTACGTGCCTCCCGATAAAATGTTCACCAAGCATTTATTTACTATAATTTTTACTTCTTACTGCTTCCACTGTAATAATTTTTGCATCTGCTATATTGATCAGCAAGAAACCTTTTCTGTGCACTCTATGGGGCGATCTGGCTGACAACAAAGGGGCCACACTATTACATCACTTGCATGAGCATCCCATCATTCTAGCGAAGCGTATAGGTGTTACTGAGTTCCACGGTGGTATGTTCATTACTTCATCCTCTGCAGCTCTTTCTTTTGCTTCGTGCTTTTCTATACTAACCTAAAAATGTTCCCCACCTTTCACATACGCAGCTCTAAGATTAGCAATAAGATATCAATCAACAATTTTAACAAATCCTCAGTATGTCCAGGCTACTACACTGATGAACTGGTATATAGTAGCTTACTCCGCCTTCATAATATTgtggaaaaatatttttactgTGTAACTTAATCTTTTTCAGGGTGAAGCACAACGAACAAATGTTGCAATCTTACACTTTGAGAAGCTCATCGTCATCCTCCTCCTCGCTGAATCTTGCACCCATTGAAGATCAAATACTGTCTATATCCACCATTCCTGAGTTACTATCTACGGTTAGCTTACTCAACACAATCACAAACAAAGATTTCCATATGCAACAACATGCACGTCAAATGTCTTCAAAGAAATTTCTAATCTTATTTTGTATTAACGCTGTAGCTACAAACTTTCCCCGTGGAAGCTAGATTATCACTTCCCGACCATCCCCAATCATTTTACTTACTTGCCTGTTCACACTGCAATCACTTTGTCCGCCCTAAAACAATAAAAGTGGTTCACTGCTTTAACTGTAAGCTACATCAAGAATTAGTCCCCAGGTTACTACTACAACTACAACATTACATACACTATATATGCAGTTTCTCTTTCTTCGCTTCtgtagaaaaaattataaaaagctCTTACTGATGACAACTGAGATACATTTCCCTAAAATGATAAGTCCAAAACTTTACGCAAGCATGGTAACTATACATCTTCAAAGTCTATATGCACTTATGTACATGACAATAGTTTACTTCCTTCTAATTTTTATTCGGAAGGAAAAACTATACCCATTCTCCTATAGTTTACTTACCCTTCCACTAATGTTTTCAAATTTGATTAATCTATATTGCCTGTGTGTGGAACTTGGCGTGATCGCCCACTATACTGTGGAGTAGTTGCGACCTGTATTATTTCCTAAATAGATTAGGTTGACTGCTATCAGTGTGTTATGATGAAAAAATTTCATTAACTTAGAGCAACCTGACTTTTTTTAAACATAAATTGAATTCGGTATGTTCAATATC from Capsicum annuum cultivar UCD-10X-F1 unplaced genomic scaffold, UCD10Xv1.1 ctg51434, whole genome shotgun sequence harbors:
- the LOC124892870 gene encoding replication protein A 70 kDa DNA-binding subunit B-like translates to MDQKLLVDAITTEIADWTCKVQVVEKFRPRESSDSSVHFQTIIVQDEKEQQVSIVLYGDDFPKYEKLFALFETYLVFCAKVRDARGYSIQADTYEWVVDRCTIVEAINTNDGLEAPLSFLTIEYQRPGVEFHLLVVVANCSAIQYTANQSKHFREAIVMDQSKKPFLCTLWGDLADNKGATLLHHLHEHPIILAKRIGVTEFHGGMFITSSSAALSFASVKHNEQMLQSYTLRSSSSSSSSLNLAPIEDQILSISTIPELLSTLQTFPVEARLSLPDHPQSFYLLACSHCNHFVRPKTIKVVHCFN